AATGCCGATCTGCTTCATCTTCCAGCCCCGGCCGTATAGTGCCACGGCCCGTACCAGGCTGAGCAGGAAGGCGAGTGCCAATATCCAGTGTGCGCTGAGCATGATGATGAACACAATTCCATGATAGGCATACGACGCAATCCTGTACTTCGGATTCTTCTTCTCCCGGATCATCGTCTTGACAAAAAGGGCTGTGCTCGTAAAGAACAGTATGCTGATGATGCTGACGAATATCACCGGCCACGACAGCACATGCAGATTGAGGAACGCGATGCCGCCTCCTGCGAGCGCAAAGATTGTGATGGCGGATATGTCATTGAAGATGTTGCGTTCATTCCTGATCGACGCAAAGTATACGTTCACTGCACCGAAAGGCAGCATCATGAGGAAAAAGAAGAATATGCGGTAGTCGACCATCAATGGATAGATGAACAGGGCTGCTGAAAGGACAAAGAATAAAGCCGCCGCCTTCAGGTAGCCATACTCCCCCTTTCGCCTTTTCTTTATGAAGAACAGTACATGGTCCGCCATGAAGAAGATCATTAGCCAGCCTGCCATGTAGAAAAGCTGTGCCGGATGGAACCCTCCGGCCACCATACCGATAACCAATGGCATGAACACCATCGCCCATGCCCCATGCTGATTCTGTTTTTTGAATTTCATCGTCTCACCTCTTGCCCCCATTATATTACGGGGCAATATCGCGGAGAGGATCAGAAAATAACATTTTTGTGAATAAATAAACAAGGGCTGCCTGAATCAGGCAGCCCTTCATTGAAAATCGTTTTCTCTAACTTATATATTACTCATACAGTCTCTGCCGCCATGTTTCCTGCTCATCCGCCAGCTCGATGGTGGCCAGATGGATGACGGCGATTGCGGTAAAAGCTGCAACGAACACTATTGCCATTGCGACGACGGGAATGTTGAAGAAAGCCGGAATCAGCATCAGCAAAGGGATGAGCAGCGTCACGAGCATACTGCGTTCCCTATATTCCCTGGACAGGTACTGTACTTCCCCGCACGATGGACATGGCATTCCCGGGGTGGATGTTGTATATCGCTTGAGTGTTGCCCTTACGTTCCAATTATCTCCACAATTTCTACAACGTGTCAAAATACCTCTCCTTTTTATTCAGATGCATGGATTCCAATCCTTTGGACAAGTTTCCATATAATGCTCTGTCATGAGGTGTTTCATCAGTTTTTGTCGTTCATTCAAACTATGAAAGGTATTATGCCACATGATACTTCAAAATACAAATCCGCTTTCAATACCTGCAGTTGCTGCCCTACTTGTCGAGGTTCAGTGACTTGAGCTGTTCGGCGAGCGCATTGTTGATCGGCGCCTCGTCCTCCTGCTCCTTCATATACTTGCGGACGGTACGCTTGTCGACCTTTCCGCGCCCTTCCTTCTTGCGTCTTGCCTCGAAGGCGGACAGCTTCTCCCTGTAGCCGCATTTGCATGTGAAGATCTGGCCGTCACCTTCGCCGCTCAGCGTCATCTTCTTCTTGCATTTCGGGCAGCGTGCATTGGTGACGCGGGCAACATTCTTGCGGTGGCCGCATTCCCTGTCCTGGCAGACGAGCATCTTGCCCTTCTTGCCGTTGACTTCAAGCAATGGCTTGCCGCAGTCGGGGCAGGATTTGCCGGATATGTTGTCGTGCTTGAACTTCTTGTCGCTTTCCTTAATCTCCTGGGTTATGGCCTTCGTATGGGATTTCATTTCCTTGATGAAATCCTCCTTCTTCAACTGGCCCTTGGCGATGCCTTCGAGCTTCTGTTCCCAGACCGCTGTTGTCGCAGGTGACCTGAGTGCATCAGGAACGAGGTCCAGCAGCTGCCTGCCTTTTGAAGTGATCCTGATGGCCTGACCGTTCTTTTCTATCAGGAATGAATTAAACAGCTTGTCGATGATGTCCGCCCGTGTCGCGACGGTACCGAGTCCACCGGTCGAGTCGAGTATCGATTTCAACTTCTTGTCCTGGACTTCCATGTACTTTGCCGGATTCTCCATCGCAGACAGCAGCGTCGCTTCCGTAAAGCGTGCGGGCGCCTTCGTCTGACCGGAAGTCTGGCTTACACGATGCACCTGGAGAGTCTCACCCTTTTCGAGTTTCGGAAGCTGCTGGTCCTTGACATTATCCGTCTCCTCTTCATCAAAATGATTGGAGTAGGCGGCTTTCCAGCCTTCCTTGAGGACGGTCCTGCCCTTGGCAATGAATGTCTCGCCCGCGGCTGTGGTCTTCACAGTGACCTGCTCGTACTCATGCGGTGGCAGAAGGACGGCGAGGAACCTTTTGATGATCATGTCGTAGAGCCTGCGCTCCCGTTCGTTGAAATCCGAGATGTGGACATGGTTCTCCGTCGGGATGATCGCATGGTGGTCGCTGACCTTGCTGTCGTCGACGAAGGACTTGTTCGCCTGTATCTTCCCTCTCAGGATGCGTGTCGCTGTGGCACGGTACTCCCCGATGCCGCATGCCTTCAGCCGCTCCGGCAATGTCGGTACGATGTCTTTGGACAAATATCTTGAATCCGTCCTCGGGTAGGTGACGACCTTATGACGCTCGTAGAGTCCCTGCAGGACATTCAATGTCTCTTTTGCAGAGAAGCCGAACTGTTTGTTGGCATCCCTCTGAAGCTCCGTCAAGTCATAAAGCCCTGGAGCGAACGTCTTCTTCGGCTTGCTTTCCACCGAATCGACCGTCAGCGGACTGCCGTCCACCTTGTTGACCAGACCATCCAGCTTTTCCTTGTCGAAGCTCCGGCTATTCCCTTTCTGATCCTGCCACGTCAATTTCAACTTGTCCGTCAGCGCTTCAATCCCGTAGTACGTCTTCGGCTTGAAGTTCCGGATCTCCTCTTCCCTGCTCTCGATCATCGCAAGTGTCGGTGTCTGCACACGTCCGCAATTGAGCTGGGCATTGAACTTCGTCGTCAATGCACGGGAGGCATTCAGGCCGATGTACCAGTCCGCTTCCGAACGGGCCACTGCGGCCTCATAGAGGTTTTCATAGTTCTTCCCGGGCTTGAGGTTGCGGAAGCCCTCACTGATCGCCTTATCCGTTACAGATGAGATCCACAGGCGTTCAATGGGCTTGTTGACCTTCGCCTTCTTGATGATCCAGCGAGCAACAAGTTCCCCTTCCCTCCCGGCATCCGTCGCGATGATGATCCTGTCTGCATCCTTGCGGAGCAGTTGGGACTTCACCGCATTGAACTGTCCGCGCGCCTTGTTGATCACAGTCAGCCTGAGCGGTTCAGGCAGCATCGGCAGATCATCCAGGTTCCATGTCTTATATTTATTGTCATAGCTTTCAGGGTCCGCAAGCGTCACGAGATGGCCGAGCGCCCATGTCACTATGTATTTATCCCCTTCAATGAATCCATTGCCTTTCTTATGGCAGTTCAATACTTTCGCAATATCCCTGGCCACAGAAGGTTTTTCGGCGAGTACTACACTTTTAGCCAATTTACTTCATCCTTTCAAAATCACAGCACTATATTTCCCCATTATACAGAAAAAGCCGGGGAATATTCATCCCCGGCAGCAAATTAGTTTTTGATCAGCTTTCTCATTTCATCATCTTTTTCCATGACGTTCCTTGTGAATGGGCATTGCGGGTCGATCTTCCTGTCTTCCTGCGCAGCAAACTCTGCCATCGTTTCAACCAGTCTTGTCCCGACCCCATCATTGGTGAGGTGGTCGTCCACCCTTGTACCTTCCACTACATAGTCGCCATCATCATCCACACTATATATGATTTCAGCTTCAGGATTGACATCATCCTCACCTACGAAGAACATGTTCTCGCCTTTTTTGATATCCATCAGTCTTCCTCCAATCAGATCTTGCTCTCCCTACTTAAATAGACGTTTTCCAATCTTTTGAAACATCTCTTCATGGATATGTTGATGAGAGCTTCAACGGATGCAATGTGGTAGACTGATTTCAGACAGAAATCATATTCCGGAGGAATGTAATGAACCTATCACTGATCATTGCCTACATCATAGTATTCCTATTATCTGCCGTACCCCTGTTCGAAGCCTTCGTCGTGGTGCCGGTCGGAATCCTGGGCGGCATGAATTTCACCATGACCTTCATAATAGGCGTGCTCGGCAATCTAGCGACCCTGCTCCTGCTCATCATCCTCATGGATCGCATCAAGAGGTGGTATCTCACACGACAGGAAAGAAATGGTAAAAAGAAGGACCGTAAATCGGAGCGTGCCGAAGCCATATGGAAGAAGTACGGTTTGCCGGGACTGGCCTTCATCGGCCCCTTCTTCGTCGGCAGCCACTTTACAGCATTAATGGCGGTCGTACTCGGCGGCAGTCAGAAGGCGACATTCTGGTGGGTGACTTTGAGCGTCATCGCCTGGACACTCGGCATCTCCATACTCGTGGCACTCGGCGTGGACTTCATGAATCTTGAAGACATCCAGTTCCTTAACCGCTTCTTAGATGGTTAGAGGGCATTACTTACATCAAAGACTTCATAGGCATGTAAATGAAAGAGAAGACCCAGGGTATGGATGCCCTGGGTCTTCCTGTATAATAGGATTATTTCAACGAACCATGCGGGTCGATGACGAATTTCTTCGCTGCACCCTTATCGAAGTCCTGGTAACCATTCGGCGCCTCGTCCAGACTGATGACCGTTGCATTAACCGCTTTCGCAATATCTGCACGGCCGGAAAGGATGGCCTTCATCAGGTCACGGTTGTATTTCATTGCAGGTGTCTGGCCTGTAACGAATGTATGTGCCTTCGCCCAACCGAGGCCGAGACGTACTTTCAAGGTACCCTGCTGTGCTTCCTTGTCGGATGCTCCTGGATCCTCAGTAACATAAAGGCCTGGGATACCGAGCTTACCACCGGCTGTCGTAACGTCCATGATGCTGTTGAGCACAGCGGCAGGCTGTTCCCCGCCATCGGCGCCATGGCCTGATGCCTCAAAACCGACTGCATCGACGGCGCAATCCACTTCGTCCACTCCAAGTATATTTTCGATCTGCTCACTCAACCGGTCATGCTTGGAGACGTTGACCGTCTCACATCCGAAGCTTTCCGCCTGCTTGAGACGTTCATCCTGCAGGTCACCGACGATGACGCGGGATGCGCCGAGAAGCTGCGCCGAGTGTGCAGCAGCGAGGCCAACCGGGCCGGCACCGGCGATATATACCGTCGAACCTGTCTTGACGCCTGCAGTGTAGGCCCCATGATAGCCCGTCGGGAAGATGTCGGAAAGCATCGTCAAATCGAGTACTTTCTCCATAGCCACTTCCCTATCCGGGAATACGAGCAGCTGGAAGTCTGCGTACGGCACCATGACATATTCGGACTGGCCGCCGACCCAGCCTCCCATATCTACATAGCCATAAGCTGCACCGGCACGTTCCGGGTTCGTGTTCAGGCAAATATGTGTTTTCTGTTCACGACACATGACACAACGGCCACATGCGATGTTGAAAGGTACGGAGGCGATGTCGCCTTTTTTGACGAATTCGACGTCCCTGCCCACTTCAATGACTTCCCCTAAAATTTCATGACCGAGGACAAGCCCTTCAGGCGCCGTCGTTCTACCTCTTACCATATGCTGGTCACTACCACAGATGTTCGTCGTAATGACTTTCAGGATGACGCCATGTTCACATTTCCGTCCAACGTTCTCCTTCGGTACTCCCGGACCTTCCCTGAGTACGAGATCCGGATAATCAATATCCCTTACTTCAACGCTGCCTGCTCCAGTATAGACTACACCACGATTTCCTGCCATCTTAACCCTCCTGTTAGTGTTTGACACTGTTTAGTCTGATTATTCAGCTCAAAGACATCTGCGACAGTACTTACGCTCCTTTCTTCTTTAGTCTATATCAAAAGCCCGATGGGCTTTGATCCCCTTTTCATGGTCAAGCATTTTGTGTAAGGATATGTAAAATACTTTGATACCATCATATACCCTTCTGAATTTTCAGTCAATAATTACAAGTTATGGCACTATGTCCTTACAGGCAGGCTTATGAAACCTTCCTCAATGCTGCCGAACAGAGTTTCTTCCGCCTCCCCTGTATATAAGGCGTACATGGCATAGGCACAAAGGAAAGCATCAACCTTGTCTTCGAGGTGCTTGTGCGATTTTCGAGTCGCGTCCCCCACATCCCATCCGAGTCTTCCGTCAAGGCCGTCTATAATTCCTTCCGCTTCCAACTGCCTGAACAGGGTTATAATCCGGTCCATCTCCCCGCATGTCTCCTTGAAGGTCATCTTACGCTTCTTTTTGTACCTGATCGGATGCTTATCTGGGAAAAGGCCGCAGCAGATGCCTGTCGGGAAGGTTTCGACAATATTGGACGCTCTGTTGTCGAAACCGATTCTGATGCCGGGTACCGACTGGATGATGTGGTTCATCAAAGTCTCTCCGCGTATATCGCCGAATGCACGGGTGAGGAAGGCGCGGTTCGAGTTGAAGGCGAACAGCCTGTGGCCATGGATCCTTGCACGCATCAGCTCCCCTTCTGCACCCCTTGACCCTTTTTCATTATTGACGATGAGCGGGGCGTCGATCGCAATCGTCACAGGACCATCGGTGTGGTCCATGATGATGTCCAGTATATCCTCGTTGCTGTAGACCACAGCATCCAGGAATTCCACCCGGCCGTCCGCGTCCATGACACATACACCCGTCTCATTCCGGTATGTCCATGCCAGATCTATTCCGATGAATTTCATTCATATTCCTCCATTCATATTCTTTTAGTGGTGTCTGCTCCTGCTACTTTGTTGATTTGCCCCCCCTTCTCTCTTAAAATTGATATGTATTGAAAAATAGAGAGGAGCACAATTATGAAAAAGTTCATCAATGCCAATATATACGGACAGGATGAAGCAAGTGAAATCCTGGTTGAGGATGGTGTCTTCAAATCCATCGGCCAGGATCTTGATGATGCTGAAGAGGTGATCGATCTGGAGCACCGCCTGGTCCTCCCGCCTTACGTCGATCCACACCTTCATCTTGATTATATCTTTTCAGGCCTGGGCCCGGGCAACGCCAACATTTCAGGCACGCTGTTTGAAGGCATACAGCGCTGGAGCGACAACAAGAAGTCGTTGACTGAAGAAATGGTGCGTGCACGTGCCCTCCAGGGCATAAGGAAGGAGCTGAACCATGGTGTCCAGTATATCAGGACGCATGTGGATGTGACGGATCCGAACCTCACCGGCATGAAGGCCCTGCTCAAGTTGAAGGAGGAACTGAAGGATGTAGTGACGCTTCAGCTTGTCGCATTTCCACAGGAAGGGTTCTTCCGCTATGACGGAGCGGAACAACTCGTCGAGAAAGCCCTTGAGATGGGGGCGGATGTCGTCGGCGGCATCCCCCATTTTGAAATCTCGTATGAGCATGGCGTGGAATCGCTGAAGCGCATCGTCGACCTCGCCCTCAAATATGATGTCATGATCGACATCCACTGCGATGAGAATGATGATCCCAACAGCCGCTTCCTGGAAGTGCTCAATGCACTTGTCATGGAGAAGGGCTACGGTGAAAAGACGACAGCGAGCCATACGTGCAGCTTCGGATCGGCAGATGACAGCTACGCGGCGAAGATGATGGGCCTCTTCCACGAATCGAAGATCAATTTCATCTCCTGTCCGACCGAGAATGCCCATCTGCAGGGTCGCAGCGACACCTATCCGAAACGTCGGGGATTGACGCGTGTGAAGGAACTGCTTTCAAACGGCAATGCAGTTGCATTTGCGCAGGACTCCATCGCCGACTACTGGTATCCGCTCGGCAATGGAAACATGATGAACATTCTCGACAACGGCATCCACCTCGCCCACTACACGCATATAGATGAAATAAACAAGGCCTTCAACCTCATCACATATAATGGCGCAAAGGTCATGCAGCTGAACGATGAGTATGGCATCGAACAGGGCAAGCCGGCAAACTTCATCGTACTTGATGCATATGATACGTATGAAGCAGTACGTGAACGGGCAGATGTGCTTGCCTCGATCCGGAGCGGTGAATACCTCTTCAGACGGGCCCCGAGAAAGAATGAAGTTTCACATGCACTGCTGGAAGATATATAGCACGGTCCTACGGGCACATCCTGGAATCAGGGTGTGCCCTTTATTCTGTCATGAGTTAAAATCCACCTGGATAAATTTAATTACCCATGTGTAGATGACATATTTGATGATATATTTTTAATCTTTACAGTTTTGTGAAAATACTATAGCATACAATGTGCGCAAATTAGACTACATACATATGGTATGGCGTGGTATTTGTTCCAACATCATCCATACCCGTTTCACCTCCACCACGAATATGCACAACCACCATTCAAATAAAGGGACGTGTCCATTAATGAAAAAAACGATTTTTATTGCCCTCATGCTGACGCTTGTCCTGTCCGCATGCGGCCGTCCGAACCAGAACGAGTCATCCGAAACAACAACAATCCGGCTGGCCTATCTGGTTTCGGAAAGTCATTCCTCACATATCATCGGGGAGAAGTTCAAGGAGCAGATCGAAGAGGAATCCGGCGGCAGACTTGAAGTCGAACTTTATCCAAGCGGCTCCCTCTTCCCTTCCGACCGGGAAGCTGTCGAGTCGGTACAGCTCGGCAATGTCGAGATGACGATTCCGGCACTCGCAGTCGTCTCATCCTTCAACCAGAATTTCATGGTGCTTGACCTCCCCTTCCTTTTCGAAAACTACGAAGAAGCCTATAAGGTACTTGATGGGGAGTATGGCCAGAGCCTGCTCGATGAGCTGGAGGACTACAATCTGAAGGGGCTCGTATACGCCGAAAACGGCTTCCGTCATATCACCAATAATGAACGTCCCATCTATGAACCGGAAGACCTTGAGGGCCTGAAGTTCAGAACATTGGAGAGTCCCGTCCAGACTGATATCTTCAAGTCATTCGGAGCCAATGCGTCACCGTTCGCCTTCGGTGAGATGTATACCGCATTGCAGCAGGGTACATACGACGCTATGGAAGGCCCGATTTCGCTCTACTACACCAGCAACCTGTATGAAGTACAGGAATACATGAGCCTCGTCGGCCAATATTATATGCCGACTGTCCTCCTTATGAACAATGACTTCTATGAAGGGCTACCTGAAGACCTGCAGGAAGTGGTCATGGATGCGGCCATCATGTTCCGGGAGGAGCAGCGGGAACTCGCCCACCAGCAGGATGAGGAATATCTCGAAGTAATGAAGGAGGATGGCCTCAAGGTAAACGATATAACCGAAGAACAGCGTGAAGCGTTCATCGAGGCGGCAGAGCCTGTATATGAAAAATACGACGAAAAGCTCGGCAATAATCTAATAGACGACCTTTTCGAGGCAAAAGATGAATAGCTGCACGCCCTACTACCTACAGAAGGAGCGGAACAATGATCAAAAAATTCAATAGAATTGAAGAAGGTTTTCTCATCGCGACTCTTGTCCTCATGGTAGCGCTCATTTTCGGACAGGTCATCGGACGATATATATTCCAGAACGCCCCAAGCTGGACGGAGGAAGCCGCGCGCTATATACACATATTCCAAGTCTGGATCGGTGCAGGCTATGCAGTGAAACTGAGGGAGCATATCAAAGTCTCGGCATTCATCGACCTCTTCCATGGGATGACCCGGAAGGTGCTTGATATGGTCGCCCTCATCGTCTGGTTCCTGATGGTCCTGCTCGTTGCAATTTTTGGAACCGAGCTTGTCATGACGACACTGCAGTATGGCCAGGTCGCCCCAGCAACACAGATTCCATTCTGGCTGCCATATCTCGCCGTCCCACTCGGCGCCTTGAGCATGATGATACGCCTCATCCTGCAGATGATTGAAATCATCAAAAAAGACTATGACAAACCCGGGGAGGCGGCATCATGACAGTAGCTATATTATTCGGTGTCTTCATACTCTGTTTCCTGATCGGTGTACCCATAGCGATCTCGCTCGGGGTCTCAGCACTCGCGGCCATATGGTTCGGTACCGACCTGCCGATCAGCCTGATTGCCCAGAAGGCATTCACATCACTCGACTCCTTCCCGCTTCTCGCCATCCCGTTCTTCATTTTGGCAGGAGTACTTATGGGTAAGGGCGGCATTTCGAAAAGACTGCTTGACCTGGCGACCGCCCTGGTCGGCTGGATGACCGGCGGGCTGTCACTCGTTACCATTGTTGCATGCATGTTCTTTGCTGCCATCGCCGGTTCAGGACCGGCAACGGTTGCGGCAATAGGCGGATTCATGATTCCGGCGATGATCGCAAGAAACTACGACCAGGGATTCGCCTCTGCCGTACCTGCAACGGCAGGTTCCATGGGCGTCATCATCCCCCCAAGCATTCCGCTCGTCCTCTATGGCGCGATCGGCAATGTCTCCGTCGGTGCACTGTTCATGGCAGGCATCCTGCCTGGAATGCTCGTCGGCATCGCCATTATGCTGACGGCCTACTTCATCTCTAAGGCGAAAGGATACAAGCCTTCGGAAGATAAACGGACATTCGACTTCAAGGATGTGCTGAAGGCACTGAACGAGGCTAAATGGGCGCTGCTCATCCCCGTTATCATACTCGGCGGAATCTACGGCGGTATATTCACACCGACGGAAGCAGCTGTCACAGCCGTCGTCTACGCCCTGATCGTCGGCATATTCATCTATAAGGAACTCGATTTCAAGGCGATCTACGATGGCTTTATGGAGACCATCATGATCAATGCGACCACGATGATCATCATCAGCTTTTCCGTATCATTCGCATTCTTCATGACGCTAGAACAGATACCTAACAGCATCGCAACCTATCTGACAAATCTGTCATCCAACCCGGTTGCCATACTGTTCATCGTCATCCTGTTCCTGCTCGTCGTCGGCATGTTCATCGATACGATTTCAGCATTGGTCGTACTCACACCAATCCTGCTGCCGGTTGTCACAGCCGTCGGCGTCGATCCGATCCACTTCGGCATCATACTTGTCGTCGCACTCGCCATCGGCTTCGTGACTCCCCCACTCGGCGTCAACCTATTCGTCGCCTCGAGTGTCGGGAAAGTGTCGATCGAAAAGACCACAGTCGCAGTCATACCATTCATCATCGTCATGGTGCTGTGCCTGATCCTGATCGCGTTCATACCACAGCTTTCCATGTGGATGGCCGGATTTACGCAATGATTCTGAAACATTATAGTTTAATGTATTCTAACTTAAAAGACGGGTTCCTAAAAACAGGAGCCCGTCTTTTAAATATACTGGTGAATTTTATTCGATCTGTATGAAACTTGAACTTCTACTTTTATATTTGGGGCTCCTATTATTGTAAAGTATACTTGACGTAAAACTCACTTTACAATAAAATGAAAACAAAGAGGTGGTATGCCATTGAAAAACAATGTAGCAGAACATAGAAAGAAAATGGGATACTCACAGGATAGACTCGCTGAAAAACTGGGAGTATCAAGGCAGACCATCATTTCCATAGAGAAAGGCAGATACAATCCTTCTCTGCCGCTGGCGATGATATTGGCGGAATTATTCAAAGTGAGGGTCGAACAGATTTTCTTTCTGGAGGATAAGGATTATAAGTGATTCAAATGATTAGGAGGCATATTTAAATATGAATAGTCTGAGAGCGTCGTTTCTTATACTCGGTGTTTTCTTTATTGTATTGGCCGGGCTTACGGGATTTGCAGCAATCATGGCAGAGTCACCACCGGCAGGCATATTCTATGTGACTATTGCTATGGCAGTCGTGAGTTTCAGCATGGCATATCTATATCCACAGTTTATTCAGAAGGATGAAAGGATGAAGCTGATCAGACAGAAGGGAACCATGGCCTCTTTCGTCGCCATGGTAATCTACTTCATATTCTTTACGACAGCTCTCCAGTTCAACTGGATTGATGCACCAGCATATTACCTATTCCAGATATTTGGCGCTCTTATGATATCTACCGTGTTCATATCATTAGTCATCTATGCAAAAGTGTATTAAAAAATCAGGATGAAGCCTCTGCTTCATCCTGATTTTATTTGCGTTCTTAAGCCACATCCCTTTTGGTGAACACAGCCCACGCAGCAATGATGAATATGACCATGTATACTGCGATGACGCCTACCGAGAATCCGACGGTCATCTCCTCACGTATCGGTCCATATGGTGTGAAGTACACGGACAGATCAGTGTTGGCGAAGAGGATATATTTGGACCAGGCATATTGGGCCATTGCCTGAGCCGCAGTGGTTCCGACGAACATGAGGAACATGGAGAGTCCGATTGCGAGTGCGCTGCTCCTGAAGATGCTCGAAATCATGAAGCCGAATGTCGCAAGTACGATGATGTTAAGGACTTTGAATCCATACTGCATGACAATCTCAGACAACATTCCATTGCTCGACATGCCGTCGGGACGGGTGACGATGATTTCCGGATTGAGTGCAGGTAGGCCGTACGCAATCAGTCCCACGATGATGCTCGCCGCCAACAGGAATAGTAAGGTGAACAGTGTAAACAGCAGGACAGCGATGTATTTGGACAGCAATATGGTGCTCCTTGAAATCGGTCGGATCAGCAGCTGCTTGATCGTCCCCCATCTGAATTCATTGGCGACGATGCCTCCGGCAATGATGATGACGAACAGACTGACGAGTGATGTCGTGAAGAGATTGTCGAGAACGAAATTGCCGGCGTGATAGCTGTATGGCCGGATGTCATTTTCAAGATGGTACGTATTCTGTTCTATCAGGGACATGTTGGTGGATTCGATGAAAGGATCGTCTTCCCCTTCAGTCTCTATCTCTTCCATCAGCGTCTGATTCTCTTCCTGCAGTTCGGTCTTCCAGTCATCGGAGTAGGTCGTCTCAGAATCGACAGAGTCGGTGACGGTATTCATGATCAGGCTGAAGATGACGAGTGCGACCAGGAAGAGATACATGACCCAGGTCGATTTCAGTACATAGATTTTAGCGAGTTCATTTCTGACGAGGTCGAATAGCTTAGTCAATTACATTCTCTCCAATCATCTCGAGGAATCTATCTTCCAGGGTAGTCTGCATGACATTGACGCCGTATACTTCGATATCCCGA
The sequence above is drawn from the Salinicoccus roseus genome and encodes:
- a CDS encoding YwiC-like family protein, yielding MKFKKQNQHGAWAMVFMPLVIGMVAGGFHPAQLFYMAGWLMIFFMADHVLFFIKKRRKGEYGYLKAAALFFVLSAALFIYPLMVDYRIFFFFLMMLPFGAVNVYFASIRNERNIFNDISAITIFALAGGGIAFLNLHVLSWPVIFVSIISILFFTSTALFVKTMIREKKNPKYRIASYAYHGIVFIIMLSAHWILALAFLLSLVRAVALYGRGWKMKQIGILEIVHAVWMTTLVSVHITNFM
- a CDS encoding TIGR04104 family putative zinc finger protein, which translates into the protein MTRCRNCGDNWNVRATLKRYTTSTPGMPCPSCGEVQYLSREYRERSMLVTLLIPLLMLIPAFFNIPVVAMAIVFVAAFTAIAVIHLATIELADEQETWRQRLYE
- a CDS encoding DNA topoisomerase III, which translates into the protein MAKSVVLAEKPSVARDIAKVLNCHKKGNGFIEGDKYIVTWALGHLVTLADPESYDNKYKTWNLDDLPMLPEPLRLTVINKARGQFNAVKSQLLRKDADRIIIATDAGREGELVARWIIKKAKVNKPIERLWISSVTDKAISEGFRNLKPGKNYENLYEAAVARSEADWYIGLNASRALTTKFNAQLNCGRVQTPTLAMIESREEEIRNFKPKTYYGIEALTDKLKLTWQDQKGNSRSFDKEKLDGLVNKVDGSPLTVDSVESKPKKTFAPGLYDLTELQRDANKQFGFSAKETLNVLQGLYERHKVVTYPRTDSRYLSKDIVPTLPERLKACGIGEYRATATRILRGKIQANKSFVDDSKVSDHHAIIPTENHVHISDFNERERRLYDMIIKRFLAVLLPPHEYEQVTVKTTAAGETFIAKGRTVLKEGWKAAYSNHFDEEETDNVKDQQLPKLEKGETLQVHRVSQTSGQTKAPARFTEATLLSAMENPAKYMEVQDKKLKSILDSTGGLGTVATRADIIDKLFNSFLIEKNGQAIRITSKGRQLLDLVPDALRSPATTAVWEQKLEGIAKGQLKKEDFIKEMKSHTKAITQEIKESDKKFKHDNISGKSCPDCGKPLLEVNGKKGKMLVCQDRECGHRKNVARVTNARCPKCKKKMTLSGEGDGQIFTCKCGYREKLSAFEARRKKEGRGKVDKRTVRKYMKEQEDEAPINNALAEQLKSLNLDK
- a CDS encoding N-acetyltransferase, whose protein sequence is MDIKKGENMFFVGEDDVNPEAEIIYSVDDDGDYVVEGTRVDDHLTNDGVGTRLVETMAEFAAQEDRKIDPQCPFTRNVMEKDDEMRKLIKN
- a CDS encoding small multi-drug export protein, encoding MNLSLIIAYIIVFLLSAVPLFEAFVVVPVGILGGMNFTMTFIIGVLGNLATLLLLIILMDRIKRWYLTRQERNGKKKDRKSERAEAIWKKYGLPGLAFIGPFFVGSHFTALMAVVLGGSQKATFWWVTLSVIAWTLGISILVALGVDFMNLEDIQFLNRFLDG
- the fdhA gene encoding formaldehyde dehydrogenase, glutathione-independent, giving the protein MAGNRGVVYTGAGSVEVRDIDYPDLVLREGPGVPKENVGRKCEHGVILKVITTNICGSDQHMVRGRTTAPEGLVLGHEILGEVIEVGRDVEFVKKGDIASVPFNIACGRCVMCREQKTHICLNTNPERAGAAYGYVDMGGWVGGQSEYVMVPYADFQLLVFPDREVAMEKVLDLTMLSDIFPTGYHGAYTAGVKTGSTVYIAGAGPVGLAAAHSAQLLGASRVIVGDLQDERLKQAESFGCETVNVSKHDRLSEQIENILGVDEVDCAVDAVGFEASGHGADGGEQPAAVLNSIMDVTTAGGKLGIPGLYVTEDPGASDKEAQQGTLKVRLGLGWAKAHTFVTGQTPAMKYNRDLMKAILSGRADIAKAVNATVISLDEAPNGYQDFDKGAAKKFVIDPHGSLK
- a CDS encoding DUF429 domain-containing protein; this encodes MKFIGIDLAWTYRNETGVCVMDADGRVEFLDAVVYSNEDILDIIMDHTDGPVTIAIDAPLIVNNEKGSRGAEGELMRARIHGHRLFAFNSNRAFLTRAFGDIRGETLMNHIIQSVPGIRIGFDNRASNIVETFPTGICCGLFPDKHPIRYKKKRKMTFKETCGEMDRIITLFRQLEAEGIIDGLDGRLGWDVGDATRKSHKHLEDKVDAFLCAYAMYALYTGEAEETLFGSIEEGFISLPVRT
- a CDS encoding amidohydrolase family protein — translated: MKKFINANIYGQDEASEILVEDGVFKSIGQDLDDAEEVIDLEHRLVLPPYVDPHLHLDYIFSGLGPGNANISGTLFEGIQRWSDNKKSLTEEMVRARALQGIRKELNHGVQYIRTHVDVTDPNLTGMKALLKLKEELKDVVTLQLVAFPQEGFFRYDGAEQLVEKALEMGADVVGGIPHFEISYEHGVESLKRIVDLALKYDVMIDIHCDENDDPNSRFLEVLNALVMEKGYGEKTTASHTCSFGSADDSYAAKMMGLFHESKINFISCPTENAHLQGRSDTYPKRRGLTRVKELLSNGNAVAFAQDSIADYWYPLGNGNMMNILDNGIHLAHYTHIDEINKAFNLITYNGAKVMQLNDEYGIEQGKPANFIVLDAYDTYEAVRERADVLASIRSGEYLFRRAPRKNEVSHALLEDI